One part of the Arvicanthis niloticus isolate mArvNil1 chromosome 15, mArvNil1.pat.X, whole genome shotgun sequence genome encodes these proteins:
- the LOC117720491 gene encoding gamma-secretase-activating protein-like isoform X1: MLYNQPSLCIFNNHTGSLCVCYSPKSDSRKEITYSVFYLHKGYRKTFTAAPGSADSQVTKGITFLNLGYWVAVYSPGHFLHFLNIRHPDLICHSLFLTGNNKMAAVLPSSPLQSLPGSLILDCYSEKDYRATLDQSYLMRFLWNTRLDCEKMASVNCTLSCG; this comes from the exons ATGCTATACAATCAGCCTTCTCTCTGCATTTTTAACAACCACACAG ggagtttgtgtgtgtgttacagtccAAAGTCTGACTCTCGGAAAGAAATCACGTATTCGGTGTTTTACCTCCATAAAG GATACAGAAAGACCTTCACTGCAGCTCCTGGAAGTGCCGACTCACAGGTCACAAAGGGCATCACTTTTCTCAACCTTG GCTACTGGGTGGCTGTTTACTCCCCTGGccatttccttcattttcttaacATTCGGCATCCCGACTTGATCTGCCACAGTCTGTTTCTGACAG GAAACAACAAAATGGCTGCTGTGCTGCCTTCAAGTCCTTTGCAGTCCCTGCCAGGGTCCCTGATTCTGGACTGCTACTCTGAAAAGGACTACAGAGCAACCCTTGACCAGTCATACTTGATGCGGTTCCTATGGAATACCCGTCTAGACTGTGAGAAAATGGCCTCAGTGAACTGTACACTGTCCTGTGGTTGA
- the LOC117720492 gene encoding sperm motility kinase 4A-like, whose amino-acid sequence MMDVLASGDSDQEKGSVMMRELETHCHEGNTLAHGYYILGTIDKGSFAEVKVGLHVMTEMMVAIKILKMGTKTDTLVISEVDIVKRLHHSNIIQLFQVIETRHTTYIVMEYAARGSLQKHISIYGLLDEDQARSIFTELSLAINYIHGQNIAHRDIKAENILLDWEGHVKLADFGLSKKVVPGRKWKGFCGTAQYCAPEVFRLRPYDVFPCDIWSTGVLLYYVLIGHFPFQVTMFSEIKHEILPWSCWIPNTVSPELQDLLHRLMTIDPTMRPSSQELLAHPWLCHDQDTLRSSEISIPLEPEPNIAFAMFLLGYNIKELRDSLRERNYSHIMATYLMFKKKQPQFHHGGQVYTMDPTKACNHTWPKRRVTSAPSLPTSTWDTFSELPGGLRKGCKRSHSMPPTFFSLESSFLEDTSPLQGLMPHVGKWTLREEGSINSTTSPSRKEKATRTEATSSVTMVSVFVSQASTFENRQDVSNESSEFTDASCSTSAWGSATRTPLPSEKIQEENIGNESLQENSSSSRKTDHQGHLQRQCQAVPRVPLRRWGWKGLKRRISKTLRSLCCCLPVTNNNIMPVNEEC is encoded by the exons ATGATGGATGTCTTAG CTTCTGGTGACTCCGACCAAGAGAAGGGAAGTGTGATGATGAGAGAGCTTGAGACCCATTGCCATGAAGGGAACACCCTGGCACACGGTTACTACATCCTGGGCACAATAGATAAAGGGTCCTTTGCAGAAGTCAAAGTGGGTCTCCACGTTATGACAGAAATGATGGTGGCTATTAAGATACTGAAAATGGGCACAAAGACAGACACCTTAGTTATTTCTGAGGTTGACATAGTAAAACGTTTGCATCACAGTAACATAATACAGTTGTTTCAAGTCATTGAAACAAGGCACACAACTTATATCGTGATGGAATACGCAGCCCGGGGATCCCTGCAGAAACACATCAGCATCTATGGGCTTTTAGATGAGGACCAGGCACGTAGCATATTTACGGAATTGTCTTTGGCCATCAACTATATACACGGTCAGAATATTGCCCACCGAGACATCAAGGCCGAGAACATTCTACTGGATTGGGAGGGGCATGTAAAACTTGCAGATTTTGGCTTAAGCAAAAAAGTGGTCCCTGGAAGGAAGTGGAAAGGATTCTGTGGCACAGCGCAATATTGTGCTCCTGAAGTCTTTCGTCTTAGACCTTATGATGTCTTTCCATGTGACATATGGAGTACTGGGGTGTTATTATATTATGTACTTATCGGCCATTTTCCTTTCCAAGTGACAatgttttctgaaataaaacatgaaatccTCCCCTGGAGCTGTTGGATCCCGAATACTGTGTCCCCAGAGCTTCAAGATCTTTTGCATAGATTAATGACAATAGACCCCACAATGAGGCCATCCAGCCAAGAACTATTAGCACACCCATGGCTGTGCCACGATCAAGACACACTTAGATCCTCAGAGATTTCAATCCCTCTAGAACCAGAGCCGAACATTGCGTTTGCAATGTTTTTACTAGGATATAACATTAAGGAGCTCAGAGACTCTTTGAGAGAACGGAATTATAGTCACATCATGGCCACTTACTTGATGTTTAAAAAGAAGCAGCCCCAATTTCATCACGGAGGACAAGTTTATACAATGGACCCTACAAAAGCTTGCAACCATACTTGGCCTAAAAGGAGGGTAACCAGTGCCCCTAGCCTTCCTACCTCCACTTGGGACACTTTCTCTGAACTGCCTGGTGGTTTGAGGAAAGGCTGTAAGAGGAGTCACAGTATGCCTCCCACCTTTTTTTCACTTGAGAGTAGCTTCCTGGAAGACACCTCCCCACTGCAGGGGCTTATGCCTCACGTTGGAAAGTGGACCCTCAGAGAGGAGGGCAGCATCAATTCCACAACTTCACCATCACGAAAAGAAAAGGCAACAAGAACAGAAGCAACATCATCAGTAACCATGGTCTCAGTCTTCGTATCACAAGCCTCAACCTTTGAAAACAGGCAAGATGTCAGCAATGAGAGCTCTGAGTTTACAGACGCAAGTTGCAGCACATCTGCCTGGGGGTCTGCAACCAGGACCCCCCTCCCCAGCGAGAAAATACAGGAAGAGAATATAGGGAATGAGTCCTTACAAGAGAACAGCTCATCCTCCAGGAAAACGGACCATCAGGGTCATCTCCAAAGGCAGTGCCAGGCTGTGCCCAGAGTACCACTGAGAAGGTGGGGATGGAAGGGCCTGAAGAGGAGGATTTCCAAGACCTTGAGGAGCTTGTGTTGCTGTCTGCCAGTGACAAATAACAATATCATGCCAGTCAATGAAGAGTGCTAA